A genomic segment from Daphnia carinata strain CSIRO-1 chromosome 1, CSIRO_AGI_Dcar_HiC_V3, whole genome shotgun sequence encodes:
- the LOC130691924 gene encoding transcription factor glial cells missing-like, whose product MVISMCSKTTSSSTTNMDWDINDSNIPKVTRYDHFNDWVDGHVRLVYRPDCEEARRHGSGWAMRNTNNHNVQILKKSCLGVLLCSNRCILDTGEQVHLRPAICDKARKKQQGKPCPNRRCNGRLEIIACRGHCGYPVTHFWRHTEHAVFFQSKGVHDHPRPEAKSTAEQRRLRGAAASLGAGLHHATSAGGSSHRRPRGLALLLSRSQQKVNKIVAGHSSKRDKNKGAAMAVVKDEFPVQVSPAFPMMMTPVEPAPMAVATDYNHQVHMDEGYPPIAAYPTEVHDASLYYHNHHAHHHQQQQHVMSDASSMMDNSSYNLTCDYNNTAGYCQTDVHQANNSYPYQHYAPASAPSVAGAPPCDAQSSSGYYGSPSDHHHQQHHYTTHQHQPMTDNSSSVSPLITTPYDCYSSSHDHLELKYQAAFVDALESHTNTSMETPLTEVSATSHNSSSTTANDMAVSVDPLQINANLVQQLPTPEFQYEYETNYGNNEWTMTTSGHYAANHSYPTTAVEAYPTDNSLTGCTSDSDISVLPNYCFAACVFTTPPASSEPAGSGSAKVEIGTYSPATRHFESYDSGHYQTLNEEPLHPAL is encoded by the exons aatgTGCTCTAAAACGACCTCATCCTCAACAACGAACATGGACTGGGACATTAACGACAGCAACATCCCAAAG GTGACTCGCTATGATCATTTCAATGACTGGGTAGACGGCCACGTGCGCCTAGTCTACCGGCCGGACTGCGAGGAGGCGCGTCGTCACGGCTCCGGCTGGGCGATGAGAAATACCAACAATCACAATGTCCAAATCCTCAAGAAATCGTGTCTGGGCGTTCTGCTCTGCTCCAACAGGTGTATTTTGGACACTGGAGAGCAAGTCCACCTGCGGCCGGCCATCTGCGATAAAGCCAGAAAGAAGCAACAAG GTAAACCGTGTCCCAATCGGCGATGCAACGGCCGGCTGGAGATCATCGCTTGTCGCGGCCATTGCGGTTACCCTGTGACGCACTTTTGGAGACACACAGAACACGCCGTCTTTTTCCAGTCCAAGGGCGTTCACGATCACCCGAGACCCGAGGCCAAATCGACGGCCGAACAGCGGCGATTGCGCGGAGCTGCCGCCTCCCTGGGTGCTGGCCTCCACCACGCGACATCGGCCGGCGGATCGAGCCACCGACGGCCTAGGGGTTTAGCCCTCCTTCTATCCCGTTCTCAGCAAAAAGTCAACAAG ATTGTGGCCGGTCATTCTTCGAAGCGTGATAAAAATAAGGGCGCGGCCATGGCCGTTGTTAAAG ACGAGTTCCCTGTTCAAGTCAGCCCTGCATTCCCGATGATGATGACACCTGTTGAGCCGGCGCCGATGGCCGTGGCCACCGACTACAATCACCAAGTCCATATGGACGAAGGGTACCCACCGATAGCCGCCTATCCAACGGAAGTGCACGATGCTTCTCTGTACTACCACAATCACCACGCGCATCatcaccagcagcagcaacacgtGATGTCGGACGCATCGTCCATGATGGACAACAGTTCCTACAATTTAACTTGTGACTACAACAACACGGCTGGATATTGCCAGACGGACGTCCACCAAGCCAACAATTCTTATCCTTATCAACATTACGCTCCAGCATCGGCTCCTTCGGTCGCTGGAGCACCTCCCTGCGACGCGCAATCTTCTTCTGGTTATTACGGTTCGCCATCCGATCATCACCATCAACAGCATCATTACACGACGCATCAGCATCAGCCGATGACGGACAACAGCAGCTCAGTTTCACCGTTGATCACGACGCCTTACGATTGCTATTCAAGTAGTCACGATCATTTAGAGTTGAAGTACCAAGCGGCTTTCGTCGATGCCTTAGAGAGTCACACCAACACGTCGATGGAGACTCCGCTCACCGAAGTGTCCGCCACTAGCCACAATTCGTCGAGTACGACCGCCAACGATATGGCCGTCAGCGTAGATCCGCTGCAGATCAATGCCAATCTCGTCCAGCAGCTGCCCACGCCGGAATTCCAATACGAGTACGAGACCAACTATGGCAACAATGAATGGACCATGACCACCAGCGGCCATTACGCTGCTAACCACAGCTACCCAACGACGGCCGTTGAGGCCTATCCAACGGATAACAGTTTAACGGGCTGCACGTCCGATTCGGATATATCCGTTTTGCCCAATTACTGTTTCGCCGCTTGCGTGTTCACGACGCCACCAGCGTCCTCGGAGCCGGCCGGCAGCGGCAGCGCTAAAGTTGAGATCGGTACTTATTCGCCAGCGACGCGTCACTTTGAGTCTTACGATAGCGGCCATTATCAAACGTTAAACGAAGAGCCTCTTCATCCAGCCTTATGA
- the LOC130691922 gene encoding uncharacterized protein LOC130691922 isoform X2 yields MFVSRPEHQEIIEFPAVLLDCKTGKVEDEFQSYCRPILHPLLTDYCLKLTGITQDIVDQAPSFHETFASFNEWLQGKDLGSKFSFAIVTDGSKDMGHFLKRQCALSNILFPEYGKYWVNIRKTFSNFYKVGDMQKRARRINETVLNAMIREMGYQFKGRAHSGLDDARNIACIVQGLLKDGASIVFNEKLPEESAKETNGKGLFCLPVFQPEFGIIKDTLKSNFPTKNCPTNVLVQSSVNETAIMEKSCTKSTILRGETLGEKILETASKKAAAAKPEETVSELAPVMIFTENEGDKTRINGAVSNISFENVSSINITTKIVTEDVQSKSNKKPLAIEPKSKVSKIKNAAVNATKSRNKKKSAKTTSKGTPTKILDNVDPTMTSAVSIPEKKIPVKTLLQEAPVKTPANEILIKTSEKKPSAQTLAKSAPAKNGKKKTSTMTTVNSSPTPSAQCTVQSSKAQAKKSPLFTATEKSGNKTSTRHRVKVLPTEDSAKEADTNVFPNISESSNHEKTAELLAKELKLAKKKFYGKTQYAPVPIGELKKALKNIENLKKRLNAVRSVKPPCVPSKPLVAEGVTIAKGSDVVEKRNTSKASKKATGSSQKNKASSSRVGNNSESKDSLETAVRETQNPLPDKMTASFLQLDVNPRPREQSVCDKAKEELFFQIFENVLDKMTMRDQAGKE; encoded by the exons ATGTTTGTTTCCAGACCAGAACACCAAGAAATTATTGAGTTTCCTGCAGTTTTACTAGATTGCAAAACTGGGAAAGTGGAGGATGAATTTCAATCCTATTGCCGCCCAATACTGCATCCCTTACTAACAGATTATTGCCTCAAACTTACAGGAATCACACAG GACATTGTGGATCAAGCACCTTCCTTTCATGAAACTTTTGCATCTTTTAATGAATGGTTACAAGGAAAGGATTTGggttccaaattttcttttgcaattGTCACTGATGGATCAAAGGATATGGGTCACTTCCTGAAAAGGCAATGTGCG ttatcgAACATTCTCTTCCCGGAATATGGGAAATATTGGGTCAATATTCGAAAAACCTTCAGCAATTTTTACAAGGTTGGTGATATGCAGAAACGAGCTCGTCGTATCAATGAGACGGTGTTAAATGCAATGATTCGGGAGATGGGTTACCAATTTAAAGGACGCGCCCATTCAGGTTTGGACGATGCTCGAAACATTGCATGCATTGTTCAAGGTTTGCTGAAAGACGGTGCATCAATAGTATTTAATGAAAAGTTGCCGGAAGAAAGCGCAAAGGAAACAAACGGCAAGGGGCTGTTTTGTCTACCGGTATTCCAACCGGAATTCGGAATCATCAAGGACACGCTTAAATCAAATTTTCCCACCAAAAATTGTCCGACAAATGTTTTGGTACAATCATCCGTGAATGAGACTGCCATCATGGAGAAGTCATGCACTAAAAGTACTATATTACGTGGGGAAACCCTGGGAGAGAAGATATTGGAGACTGCTAGCAAAAAAGCTGCGGCAGCGAAACCTGAAGAAACGGTGTCTGAACTTGCTCCAGTAATGATATTCACCGAAAACGAGGGGGACAAAACCCGAATAAATGGTGCAGTATCAAATATTTCTTTCGAAAACGTCTCCTCGATAAACATTACAACGAAGATTGTCACTGAAGATGTTCAATCTAAGAGCAATAAAAAGCCACTGGCTATCGAACCAAAATCGAAAgtttctaaaattaaaaatgctgcggtgaatgcaacaaaatctcgaaataaaaaaaagtcggcTAAAACTACAAGCAAAGGAACTCCAACAAAGATTCTTGACAATGTGGATCCCACCATGACTTCAGCCGTAAGCATACCCGAGAAAAAAATCCCAGTGAAGACCCTTCTGCAAGAGGCTCCAGTAAAGACCCCGGCAAACGAAATTCTTATTAAGACCAGCGAAAAAAAGCCTTCAGCACAGACTCTTGCAAAAAGTGCTCCAGCAAagaatggtaaaaaaaagacttcAACTATGACTACTGTGAACAGTTCACCAACCCCTTCTGCCCAGTGCACTGTCCAAAGCTCAAAAGCTCAAGCGAAAAAGTCTCCATTGTTTACTGCCACAGAAAAAAGTGGGAATAAAACTAGCACAAGGCACCGTGTAAAGGTATTGCCAACCGAGGACTCAGCCAAAGAGGCCGACACAAATGTTTTCCCAAACATTTCTGAGTCTTCAAATCATGAGAAAACTGCAGAACTGTTAGCTAAGGAACTGAAGCTTgccaaaaaaaagttttatggGAAAACTCAGTATGCACCAGTCCCTATCGGAGAATTAAAAAAGGCATTGAAGAACATTGAAAATCTGAAGAAACGCTTAAATGCTGTCCGATCAGTGAAACCTCCATGTGTTCCAAGCAAGCCACTGGTTGCAGAAGGGGTAACCATTGCAAAGGGATCAGACGTGGTAGAAAAGCGGAATACAAGCAAGGCTAGTAAAAAGGCAACTGGTTCTTCACAGAAAAATAAAGCCTCTTCATCAAGAGTAGGGAATAATTCAGAGAGTAAAGATAGCCTAGAAACTGCTGTGCGTGAAACGCAAAACCCACTTCCTGATAAGATGACTGCAAGTTTTTTGCAGTTGGATGTAAATCCACGTCCCAGAGAACAAAGCGTTTGTGATAAAGCCAAAGAAGAACTGTTCTTTCAGATTTTTGAGAACGTTTTGGATAAAATGACAATGAGAGACCAAGCAGGAAAAGAATGA
- the LOC130691922 gene encoding uncharacterized protein LOC130691922 isoform X1 → MHVYSDGINKLDGLSQEDKKEADSGHSVQSIGTLQNVLVRHHMNSHKVSQTKLIKELEKLKLDTNGSIRVLAKRLNMYQSSAIQNAHEDYLKKKVFDFYVVIDFEATCDGQKDIKPEHQEIIEFPAVLLDCKTGKVEDEFQSYCRPILHPLLTDYCLKLTGITQDIVDQAPSFHETFASFNEWLQGKDLGSKFSFAIVTDGSKDMGHFLKRQCALSNILFPEYGKYWVNIRKTFSNFYKVGDMQKRARRINETVLNAMIREMGYQFKGRAHSGLDDARNIACIVQGLLKDGASIVFNEKLPEESAKETNGKGLFCLPVFQPEFGIIKDTLKSNFPTKNCPTNVLVQSSVNETAIMEKSCTKSTILRGETLGEKILETASKKAAAAKPEETVSELAPVMIFTENEGDKTRINGAVSNISFENVSSINITTKIVTEDVQSKSNKKPLAIEPKSKVSKIKNAAVNATKSRNKKKSAKTTSKGTPTKILDNVDPTMTSAVSIPEKKIPVKTLLQEAPVKTPANEILIKTSEKKPSAQTLAKSAPAKNGKKKTSTMTTVNSSPTPSAQCTVQSSKAQAKKSPLFTATEKSGNKTSTRHRVKVLPTEDSAKEADTNVFPNISESSNHEKTAELLAKELKLAKKKFYGKTQYAPVPIGELKKALKNIENLKKRLNAVRSVKPPCVPSKPLVAEGVTIAKGSDVVEKRNTSKASKKATGSSQKNKASSSRVGNNSESKDSLETAVRETQNPLPDKMTASFLQLDVNPRPREQSVCDKAKEELFFQIFENVLDKMTMRDQAGKE, encoded by the exons ATGCATGTGTATAGTGATGGTATTAATAAACTGGACGGCCTAAGCCaggaagataaaaaagaagcaGATTCTGGCCATTCAGTACAAAGCATTGGAACACTTCAAAATGTTTTGGTGAGACATCATATGAATAGTCACAAAGTCTCCCAAACAAAGCTTATTAAAGAACTGGAAAAGTTGAAACTGGACACCAATGGAAGCATCAGAGTTCTAGCTAAACGATTAAACATGTACCAGAGTTCAGCAATACAAAATGCACATGAagattatctaaaaaaaaaggtctttgATTTCTATGTTGTTATTGACTTCGAAGCAACATGTGACGGGCAAAAGGATATCAA ACCAGAACACCAAGAAATTATTGAGTTTCCTGCAGTTTTACTAGATTGCAAAACTGGGAAAGTGGAGGATGAATTTCAATCCTATTGCCGCCCAATACTGCATCCCTTACTAACAGATTATTGCCTCAAACTTACAGGAATCACACAG GACATTGTGGATCAAGCACCTTCCTTTCATGAAACTTTTGCATCTTTTAATGAATGGTTACAAGGAAAGGATTTGggttccaaattttcttttgcaattGTCACTGATGGATCAAAGGATATGGGTCACTTCCTGAAAAGGCAATGTGCG ttatcgAACATTCTCTTCCCGGAATATGGGAAATATTGGGTCAATATTCGAAAAACCTTCAGCAATTTTTACAAGGTTGGTGATATGCAGAAACGAGCTCGTCGTATCAATGAGACGGTGTTAAATGCAATGATTCGGGAGATGGGTTACCAATTTAAAGGACGCGCCCATTCAGGTTTGGACGATGCTCGAAACATTGCATGCATTGTTCAAGGTTTGCTGAAAGACGGTGCATCAATAGTATTTAATGAAAAGTTGCCGGAAGAAAGCGCAAAGGAAACAAACGGCAAGGGGCTGTTTTGTCTACCGGTATTCCAACCGGAATTCGGAATCATCAAGGACACGCTTAAATCAAATTTTCCCACCAAAAATTGTCCGACAAATGTTTTGGTACAATCATCCGTGAATGAGACTGCCATCATGGAGAAGTCATGCACTAAAAGTACTATATTACGTGGGGAAACCCTGGGAGAGAAGATATTGGAGACTGCTAGCAAAAAAGCTGCGGCAGCGAAACCTGAAGAAACGGTGTCTGAACTTGCTCCAGTAATGATATTCACCGAAAACGAGGGGGACAAAACCCGAATAAATGGTGCAGTATCAAATATTTCTTTCGAAAACGTCTCCTCGATAAACATTACAACGAAGATTGTCACTGAAGATGTTCAATCTAAGAGCAATAAAAAGCCACTGGCTATCGAACCAAAATCGAAAgtttctaaaattaaaaatgctgcggtgaatgcaacaaaatctcgaaataaaaaaaagtcggcTAAAACTACAAGCAAAGGAACTCCAACAAAGATTCTTGACAATGTGGATCCCACCATGACTTCAGCCGTAAGCATACCCGAGAAAAAAATCCCAGTGAAGACCCTTCTGCAAGAGGCTCCAGTAAAGACCCCGGCAAACGAAATTCTTATTAAGACCAGCGAAAAAAAGCCTTCAGCACAGACTCTTGCAAAAAGTGCTCCAGCAAagaatggtaaaaaaaagacttcAACTATGACTACTGTGAACAGTTCACCAACCCCTTCTGCCCAGTGCACTGTCCAAAGCTCAAAAGCTCAAGCGAAAAAGTCTCCATTGTTTACTGCCACAGAAAAAAGTGGGAATAAAACTAGCACAAGGCACCGTGTAAAGGTATTGCCAACCGAGGACTCAGCCAAAGAGGCCGACACAAATGTTTTCCCAAACATTTCTGAGTCTTCAAATCATGAGAAAACTGCAGAACTGTTAGCTAAGGAACTGAAGCTTgccaaaaaaaagttttatggGAAAACTCAGTATGCACCAGTCCCTATCGGAGAATTAAAAAAGGCATTGAAGAACATTGAAAATCTGAAGAAACGCTTAAATGCTGTCCGATCAGTGAAACCTCCATGTGTTCCAAGCAAGCCACTGGTTGCAGAAGGGGTAACCATTGCAAAGGGATCAGACGTGGTAGAAAAGCGGAATACAAGCAAGGCTAGTAAAAAGGCAACTGGTTCTTCACAGAAAAATAAAGCCTCTTCATCAAGAGTAGGGAATAATTCAGAGAGTAAAGATAGCCTAGAAACTGCTGTGCGTGAAACGCAAAACCCACTTCCTGATAAGATGACTGCAAGTTTTTTGCAGTTGGATGTAAATCCACGTCCCAGAGAACAAAGCGTTTGTGATAAAGCCAAAGAAGAACTGTTCTTTCAGATTTTTGAGAACGTTTTGGATAAAATGACAATGAGAGACCAAGCAGGAAAAGAATGA
- the LOC130691932 gene encoding triosephosphate isomerase-like: protein MAPERKFFVGGNWKMNGNKKEIDGIIAFLTAGPLDPNTELVCGVPSCYLEYSRQKLPATIGVAAQNCYKVSKGAFTGEISPAMIKDVGVEWVILGHSERRNVFGESDALIAEKVNHALSEGLKVIPCIGEKLEEREAGKTEEVVFSQLKAIVEKIPLDKWENVVIAYEPVWAIGTGKTASPQQAQEVHGKLRQWLSENVNADVAQKVRIIYGGSVTAENCRELAKEVDIDGSLVGGASLKPDFIHIVNASQ, encoded by the exons ATGGCACCCGAACGGAAATTCTTTGTTGGCGGAAACTGGAAGATGAATGGCAACAAGAAAGAGATTGATGGAATCATCGCCTTCCTTACTGCCGGCCCTCTTGATCCTAATACGG AATTGGTATGTGGTGTCCCATCTTGCTATCTGGAATACTCCCGTCAAAAGCTGCCAGCTACCATTGGAGTTGCTGCTCAGAATTGCTACAAGGTCTCTAAGGGAGCTTTCACTG GTGAAATTTCACCTGCTATGATCAAGGATGTTGGTGTAGAGTGGGTCATCCTAGGCCACTCAGAAAGAAGGAATGTATTTGGTGAATCTGATGCT CTTATTGCAGAGAAAGTCAATCATGCCCTCAGTGAAGGCCTCAAAGTCATTCCCTGCATTGGAGAGAAACTTGAGGAGCGTGAAGCTGGTAAAACAGAGGAAGTTGTCTTCAGTCAGCTTAAAGCAATTGTAGAAAAGATACCTCTAGATAAATGGGAAAATGTTGTGATTGCCTATGAACCTGTTTGG GCTATTGGAACTGGAAAGACAGCTTCTCCTCAGCAG GCTCAAGAAGTCCATGGAAAATTGCGGCAATGGTTGTCTGAAAACGTGAATGCTGATGTTGCCCAAAAGGTTCGAATTATTTATGGTGGATCTGTCACTGCTGAAAATTGCCGTGAGCTAGCTAAAGAAGTCGATATCGACGGATCGCTCGTTGGAGGAGCTTCACTCAAACCTGATTTCATTCACATAGTCAATGCAAGCCAGTAA
- the LOC130691919 gene encoding chloride channel protein 2-like, giving the protein MASAEVASNDNKNVLEMGYQTTLMYGQYSRSLADYAKEQAQHIRRRERKSVTGDKIRSKELQAHYGKWFARFLQLLKYIWSKTFAKVGEDWAFLALLGIIMALLSFTMDLGIYMCFTARLWMYNEFTIHPAVQYLAWITLPISLVLFAAGFVFIVSPQAVGSGIPEMKTIMRGVVLKEYLTFRTLVAKTVGLTAALGSGMPLGKEGPLVHIGSIVGTLLSQLLSSFKGIYENESRKTDMLAAACAVGVSCSLGAPIGGVLFSIEVTSVYFAIRNYWRGFFSAVFSALMFRLLAYWSNSEETLTTVFPTNFQVDFPYDPHELFIFALVGVFGGLSGAVFVLFHRRYVLFMRNNKKISTFLKFNRFIYPSLVSVFIASLFYPSGFGRYLATTLSTKQQVGALFGNFTWLSDDLSVEQADRLSHWDVENTNLFVALGIFMTANFFLSILASTLPVPTGSLLPIFKVGAAFGRMIGEAMYLWFPEGIRTAGVLHPILPGGYAIVGAAAFSAGVTHTVSISVVVAEMTGQIHHIIPVLVAVIVSNAISTLLQPSLYESIIMIKKLPYLPNILPSRSAIHSICVEDFMNRNVKYIWHGITYGELKTIIENSQGIRSFPLLGDTEQQILFGSVQRLELLALLERHIGPERRAEVAAKRFVEARKKELRRKARMALLSAETVTIPPTQLMPQSELMTQQPNVPVRRKVSRFEIITSPNTATAVVSNIETVQPSEAPLPQASACTLSSDPLAITRITVEPDDKEQAITNLKTPPQRFIKSILKRTSSFTFPHGERSKHSSSADLSAPTTYSTVTGVEGSKFRNAIETILRSKQSDSGDSDNFSFLSSMTAVPPIPPHFKRKGSYSLKTKERGTDMSPEEQAEWEKHEMLKPVDFKKCSVDPAPFQLVERTSLLKVHSIFSLLGVHHAYVTTLGKLVGVVSLTELRKAIEDVNSGVLLGASARVGNVLDDTSSDELLQSTIEKDSETESHHSENEKSDPETPTLTPRHVKFKFLRQLSVSRGTGTVDTNISKGNVNAPVENSRIDNQP; this is encoded by the exons ATGGCGTCAGCAGAAGTGGCAAGCAACGACAATAAAAATGTACTGGAGATGGGCTACCAGACAACTTTG atgTACGGCCAATATTCGAGGAGCCTCGCTGATTACGCTAAAGAACAGGCGCAACATATCCGCCGGCGTGAAAGAAAGAGCGTCACCGGAGATAAGATACGAAGTAAGGAACTGCAGGCTCATTATGGCAAGTGGTTTGCTCGTTTTCTCCAACTGCTCAAATACATTTGGAGCAAAACGTTCGCAAAAGTAGGAGAAGATTGGGCTTTCCTTGCCCTACTTGGCATAATAATGGCTCTCCTAAGCTTTACCATGGACTTGGGCATCTACATGTGTTTTACTG CTCGCCTTTGGATGTATAATGAGTTTACCATCCATCCTGCTGTTCAATACTTGGCCTGGATCACGTTGCCCATCTCCCTCGTTCTATTTGCGGCCGGTTTCGTATTTATAGTTTCACCCCAAGCTGTCG GCTCAGGGATTCCCGAAATGAAGACTATCATGCGGGGCGTGGTCCTTAAAGAGTATTTGACATTTCGCACACTAGTTGCCAAAACTGTTGGCCTTACTGCTGCCTTGGGTTCTGGCATGCCCTTAGGAAAAGAG GGTCCGCTAGTTCATATCGGCAGTATTGTTGGTACACTTTTGTCGCAGCTACTCTCTTCTTTTAAAGGAATTTACGAAAACGAGTCACGAAAGACTGATATGTTAGCTGCTGCTTGTGCCGTGGGCGTGTCCTGCAGCCTTGGTGCTCCCATAGGAG GGGTGCTGTTTAGCATTGAAGTCACTTCCGTATATTTTGCAATTCGAAATTACTG GCGCGGTTTCTTCTCTGCTGTCTTTAGCGCCCTCATGTTTCGTCTTTTG GCTTATTGGTCCAATTCAGAAG AAACTCTTACGACAGTctttcctacaaattttcaaGTCGATTTCCCCTACGATCCTcatgaattatttatttttgcgcTTGTGGG GGTTTTTGGCGGCCTGTCTGGAGccgttttcgttttatttcatCGACGTTATGTCCTTTTTATGCGCAACAATAAAAAGATTAGCACATTCCTCAAATTCAA CCGCTTCATTTATCCGAGTCTGGTGTCTGTCTTTATTGCATCGCTATTTTACCCTTCGGGTTTTGGACGTTATTTGGCCACGACATTATCGACTAAACAGCAGGTCGGTGCCTTGTTTGGCAATTTTACTTGGTTGAGCGATGACCTGTCGGTAGAGCAAGCTGATAGGCTCTCGCACTGGGATGTTGAAAACACGAACCTCTTTGTAGCTCTTGGAATTTTCATGACGGCCAAC TTCTTTTTGAGTATTCTTGCATCGACGTTACCTGTTCCTACGGGCAGCCTTCTTCCCATTTTTAAAGTGGGGGCGGCGTTTGGAAGAATGATAGGCGAAGCTATGTATCTATGGTTTCCGGAGGGTATCCGCACTGCTGGAGTCTTACATCCTATTTTACCAG GAGGCTACGCTATTGTTGGTGCGGCAGCCTTCTCGGCCGGTGTTACTCACACGGTTTCGATTAGCGTTGTCGTTGCAGAAATGACTGGCCAAATCCATCATATCATTCCCGTCCTTGTAGCTGTTATAGTGTCCAATGCCATATCTACTCTACTCCAACCATCACTCTACGAGTCAATTATCATGATCAAGAAGCTGCCTTATCTTCCTAATATTCTTCCATCGAGAAGCG CTATCCATAGCATCTGCGTCGAGGATTTCATGAACCGTAATGTCAAGTATATCTGGCATGGAATTACATATGGTGAGCTGAAAACTATAATCGAAAATAGTCAAGGAATCCGTTCGTTCCCTCTGCTGGGCGATACAG aacaacaaattttgtttggCTCTGTTCAACGCTTAGAATTACTAGCTTTATTAGAACGTCATATCGGACCCGAGCGCCGTGCAGAGGTCGCTGCTAAGCGTTTTGTAGAAGCAAG AAAAAAGGAACTTCGCCGAAAAGCTAGAATGGCTTTGCTATCTGCCGAAACTGTTACTATCCCTCCAACACAGCTGATGCCTCAATCCGAACTTATGACCCAGCAGCCTAACGTTCCTGTCCGGCGAAAAGTATCACGTTTTGAGATAATCACATCACCTAACACAGCTACCGCAGTTGTTTCCAATATCGAAACGGTGCAACCCTCAGAGGCCCCACTGCCACAAGCCAGTGCATGTACTTTATCTTCTGACCCGTTGGCAATAACTCGAATTACTGTTGAACCCGATGATAAAGAACAGGCCATTACG AATCTCAAGACGCCACCCCAGAGATTTATCAAATCTATTCTCAAGAGGACTAGCTCATTTACCTTCCCTCACGGAGAACGATCTAAACATTCCTCGTCCGCTGACCTCTCAGCACCCACAACCTACTCCACCGTGACTGGGGTCGAGGGAAG CAAATTCCGCAACGCCATCGAGACCATTCTCCGATCAAAGCAATCAGATTCTGGAGACAGTGATAATTTCAGTTTCCTTAGCAGCATGACGGCGGTGCCTCCTATTCCACCTCACTTCAAACGAAAA GGAAGTTATTCGTTAAAAACCAAAGAGCGCGGTACTGACATGTCTCCTGAAGAACAAGCGGAATGGGAGAAACATGAAATGTTGAAGCCGGTGGACTTCAAAAAGTGCTCAGTTGATCCTGCCCCATTCCAGTTGGTCGAACGGACCTCGCTACTAAAAGTTCATTCCATATTTTCACTACTTGGAGTCCATCACGCTTACGTTACTACTCTAGGGAAACTAGTTGGTGTCGTTTCTCTTACAGAG CTGCGCAAAGCGATTGAAGACGTCAACTCAGGTGTGCTTCTAGGCGCTAGTGCACGTGTTGGAAATGTCCTGGATGATACGAGCAGCGATGAACTATTGCAAAGCACCATCGAGAAAGATAGCGAGACAG AATCGCACCAttcagaaaacgaaaaatctgACCCAGAAACACCTACGTTAACTCCGCGACATGTTAAGTTTAAGTTTTTACGACAACTGTCTGTCTCTCGTGGTACGGGAACGGTTGACACTAATATTTCAAAAGGCAATGTAAATGCTCCTGTTGAAAATTCTCGCATTGATAATCAGCCTTGA